One segment of Physeter macrocephalus isolate SW-GA chromosome 3, ASM283717v5, whole genome shotgun sequence DNA contains the following:
- the DVL1 gene encoding segment polarity protein dishevelled homolog DVL-1 isoform X2: MAETKIIYHMDEEETPYLVKLPVAPERVTLADFKNVLSNRPVHAYKFFFKSMDQDFGVVKEEISDDNARLPCFNGRVVSWLVLAEGTHSDAGSQGTDGHADLPPPLERTGGIGDSRPPSFHPNVAGSRDGMDNETGTESLVSHRRERARRRNREEATRTNGHPRGDRRRDLGLPPDSASTVLSSELESSSFIDSEEDENTSRLSSSTEQSTSSRLIRKHKRRRRKQRLRQTDRASSFSSITDSTMSLNIVTVTLNMERHHFLGISIVGQSNDRGDGGIYIGSIMKGGAVAADGRIEPGDMLLQVNDVNFENMSNDDAVRVLREIVSQTGPISLTVAKCWDPTPRSYFTIPRADPVRPIDPAAWLSHTAALTGALPRYGTSPCSSAITRTSSSSLTSSVPGAPQLEEVPLTVKSDMGAVVRVMQLPDSGLEIRDRMWLKITIANAVIGADVVDWLYTHLEGFRERREARKYASSMLKRGFLRHTVNKITFSEQCYYVFGDLCSNFAALNLNSGSSGASDQDTLAPLPHPAAPWPLGQGYPYQYPGPPPCFPPAYQDPGFGYGSGSAGSQQSEGSKSSGSTRSAGGSSRRALGREKESRSAGAGGSGSESDHTVPSGVGSGGWRERPASQLSRGSSPRSQASAAAPGLPPLHPLTKAYSVVGGPPGGPPVRELAAVPPELTGSRQSFQKAMGNPCEFFVDIM; this comes from the exons ATGGCGGAGACCAAGATCATCTATCACATGGACGAGGAGGAGACGCCGTACCTGGTCAAGCTGCCCGTGGCGCCCGAGCGCGTCACGCTGGCCGACTTCAAGAACGTGCTCAGCAACCGGCCCGTGCACGCCTACAAATTCTTTTTCAAGTCCATGGACCAGGACTTCGG GGTTGTGAAGGAGGAGATCTCCGACGATAATGCTAGGCTGCCCTGCTTCAACGGCCGCGTGGTCTCCTGG CTGGTCCTGGCTGAGGGCACACACTCGGATGCAGGGTCTCAGGGCACTGACGGCCATGCAGACCTGCCCCCGCCTCTCGAGCGGACAGGCGGCATCGGGGACTCCCGGCCCCCCTCCTTCCA CCCGAACGTGGCCGGCAGCCGAGACGGGATGGACAACGAGACCGGCACGGAGTCCCTGGTCAGCCACCGGCGGGAGCGAGCCCGACGCCGGAACCGCGAGGAGG CCACCCGGACCAACGGGCACCCGAGGGGTGACCGGCGGCGGGACCTGGGGCTGCCCCCCGACAGCGCGTCCACCGTGCTGAGCAGTGAACTTGAGTCCAGCAGCTTCATCGACTCGGAGGAGGACGAAAACACCAGCCG GCTGAGCAGCTCCACGGAGCAGAGCACCTCCTCCCGGCTCATCCGGAAGCACAAGCGCCGGCGGCGGAAGCAGCGCCTGCGGCAGACAGACCGG GCCTCCTCCTTCAGCAGCATCACGGACTCCACCATGTCCCTGAATATCGTCACCGTCACGCTCAACATGG AGAGGCACCACTTCCTGGGCATCAGCATCGTGGGCCAGAGCAACGACCGGGGCGACGGCGGCATCTACATCGGCTCCATCATGAAGGGCGGCGCCGTGGCCGCCGACGGCCGCATCGAGCCGGGTGACATGCTGCTGCAG GTGAACGACGTCAACTTTGAGAACATGAGCAACGACGACGCGGTGCGGGTCCTGCGGGAGATCGTGTCCCAGACAGG GCCCATCAGTCTCACTGTGGCCAAGTGCTGGGACCCGACGCCCCGGAGCTACTTCACCATCCCGAGGG CTGACCCCGTTCGGCCCATCGACCCGGCCGCCTGGCTGTCGCACACGGCGGCGCTGACCGGAGCCCTGCCCCGCTACGGTACGAGCCCCTGCTCCAGCGCCATCACGCGCACCAGCTCCTCCTCACTAACCAGCTCGGTGCCCGGCGCTCCGC AGCTAGAGGAGGTGCCGCTGACGGTGAAGAGTGACATGGGCGCTGTCGTCCGGGTCATGCAGCTGCCGGACTCAGGCCTGGAGATCCGCGACCGCATGTGGCTCAAGATCACCATCGCCAACGCCGTCATCG GGGCGGACGTGGTGGACTGGCTGTACACGCACCTGGAGGGCTTCCGTGAGCGGCGGGAGGCGCGCAAGTACGCCAGCAGCATGCTGAAGCGCGGCTTCCTGCGGCACACGGTGAACAAGATCACCTTCTCCGAGCAGTGCTACTACGTCTTCGGGGACCTGTGCAGCA ATTTCGCGGCCCTGAACCTCAACAGCGGCTCCAGCGGGGCCTCGGATCAGGACACGCTGGCCCCGCTGCCCCACCCGGCCGCCCCCTGGCCCCTGGGGCAGGGCTACCCCTACCAGTACCCGGGGCCCCCGCCCTGCTTCCCGCCCGCGTACCAGGACCCTGGTTTCGGCTACGGCAGCGGCAGCGCTGGCAGTCAGCAGAGCGAAG GAAGCAAAAGCAGTGGGTCCACCCGGAGCGCTGGCGGGAGCAGCCGTCGGGCCCTGGGGCGCGAGAAGGAGAGCCGGTCGGCTGGAGCTGGGGGCAGTGGCAGCGAGTCGGACCACACAGTGCCAAGCGGGGTGGGCAGCGGCGGCTGGCGGGAGCGTCCTGCTAGCCAGCTCAGCCGTGGCAGCAGCCCGCGCAGCCAGGCCTCGGCCGCCGCCCCAGGACTCCCCCCGCTGCACCCCCTGACAAAGGCGTACTCGGTGGTGGGCGGGCCGCCTGGGGGGCCGCCTGTCCGGGAGCTGGCCGCTGTCCCCCCAGAGCTGACAGGCAGCCGCCAGTCCTTCCAGAAGGCCATGGGGAACCCCTGTGAGTTCTTTGTCGATATCATGTGA
- the DVL1 gene encoding segment polarity protein dishevelled homolog DVL-1 isoform X1 — protein MAETKIIYHMDEEETPYLVKLPVAPERVTLADFKNVLSNRPVHAYKFFFKSMDQDFGVVKEEISDDNARLPCFNGRVVSWLVLAEGTHSDAGSQGTDGHADLPPPLERTGGIGDSRPPSFHPNVAGSRDGMDNETGTESLVSHRRERARRRNREEGARGCRAARDLQGTPRPAPLPAAPTATRTNGHPRGDRRRDLGLPPDSASTVLSSELESSSFIDSEEDENTSRLSSSTEQSTSSRLIRKHKRRRRKQRLRQTDRASSFSSITDSTMSLNIVTVTLNMERHHFLGISIVGQSNDRGDGGIYIGSIMKGGAVAADGRIEPGDMLLQVNDVNFENMSNDDAVRVLREIVSQTGPISLTVAKCWDPTPRSYFTIPRADPVRPIDPAAWLSHTAALTGALPRYGTSPCSSAITRTSSSSLTSSVPGAPQLEEVPLTVKSDMGAVVRVMQLPDSGLEIRDRMWLKITIANAVIGADVVDWLYTHLEGFRERREARKYASSMLKRGFLRHTVNKITFSEQCYYVFGDLCSNFAALNLNSGSSGASDQDTLAPLPHPAAPWPLGQGYPYQYPGPPPCFPPAYQDPGFGYGSGSAGSQQSEGSKSSGSTRSAGGSSRRALGREKESRSAGAGGSGSESDHTVPSGVGSGGWRERPASQLSRGSSPRSQASAAAPGLPPLHPLTKAYSVVGGPPGGPPVRELAAVPPELTGSRQSFQKAMGNPCEFFVDIM, from the exons ATGGCGGAGACCAAGATCATCTATCACATGGACGAGGAGGAGACGCCGTACCTGGTCAAGCTGCCCGTGGCGCCCGAGCGCGTCACGCTGGCCGACTTCAAGAACGTGCTCAGCAACCGGCCCGTGCACGCCTACAAATTCTTTTTCAAGTCCATGGACCAGGACTTCGG GGTTGTGAAGGAGGAGATCTCCGACGATAATGCTAGGCTGCCCTGCTTCAACGGCCGCGTGGTCTCCTGG CTGGTCCTGGCTGAGGGCACACACTCGGATGCAGGGTCTCAGGGCACTGACGGCCATGCAGACCTGCCCCCGCCTCTCGAGCGGACAGGCGGCATCGGGGACTCCCGGCCCCCCTCCTTCCA CCCGAACGTGGCCGGCAGCCGAGACGGGATGGACAACGAGACCGGCACGGAGTCCCTGGTCAGCCACCGGCGGGAGCGAGCCCGACGCCGGAACCGCGAGGAGG GTGCTCGAGGCTGCAGGGCTGCCCGTGACCTCCAGGGGACCCCACGGCCAGcccccctccctgctgcccccacAGCCACCCGGACCAACGGGCACCCGAGGGGTGACCGGCGGCGGGACCTGGGGCTGCCCCCCGACAGCGCGTCCACCGTGCTGAGCAGTGAACTTGAGTCCAGCAGCTTCATCGACTCGGAGGAGGACGAAAACACCAGCCG GCTGAGCAGCTCCACGGAGCAGAGCACCTCCTCCCGGCTCATCCGGAAGCACAAGCGCCGGCGGCGGAAGCAGCGCCTGCGGCAGACAGACCGG GCCTCCTCCTTCAGCAGCATCACGGACTCCACCATGTCCCTGAATATCGTCACCGTCACGCTCAACATGG AGAGGCACCACTTCCTGGGCATCAGCATCGTGGGCCAGAGCAACGACCGGGGCGACGGCGGCATCTACATCGGCTCCATCATGAAGGGCGGCGCCGTGGCCGCCGACGGCCGCATCGAGCCGGGTGACATGCTGCTGCAG GTGAACGACGTCAACTTTGAGAACATGAGCAACGACGACGCGGTGCGGGTCCTGCGGGAGATCGTGTCCCAGACAGG GCCCATCAGTCTCACTGTGGCCAAGTGCTGGGACCCGACGCCCCGGAGCTACTTCACCATCCCGAGGG CTGACCCCGTTCGGCCCATCGACCCGGCCGCCTGGCTGTCGCACACGGCGGCGCTGACCGGAGCCCTGCCCCGCTACGGTACGAGCCCCTGCTCCAGCGCCATCACGCGCACCAGCTCCTCCTCACTAACCAGCTCGGTGCCCGGCGCTCCGC AGCTAGAGGAGGTGCCGCTGACGGTGAAGAGTGACATGGGCGCTGTCGTCCGGGTCATGCAGCTGCCGGACTCAGGCCTGGAGATCCGCGACCGCATGTGGCTCAAGATCACCATCGCCAACGCCGTCATCG GGGCGGACGTGGTGGACTGGCTGTACACGCACCTGGAGGGCTTCCGTGAGCGGCGGGAGGCGCGCAAGTACGCCAGCAGCATGCTGAAGCGCGGCTTCCTGCGGCACACGGTGAACAAGATCACCTTCTCCGAGCAGTGCTACTACGTCTTCGGGGACCTGTGCAGCA ATTTCGCGGCCCTGAACCTCAACAGCGGCTCCAGCGGGGCCTCGGATCAGGACACGCTGGCCCCGCTGCCCCACCCGGCCGCCCCCTGGCCCCTGGGGCAGGGCTACCCCTACCAGTACCCGGGGCCCCCGCCCTGCTTCCCGCCCGCGTACCAGGACCCTGGTTTCGGCTACGGCAGCGGCAGCGCTGGCAGTCAGCAGAGCGAAG GAAGCAAAAGCAGTGGGTCCACCCGGAGCGCTGGCGGGAGCAGCCGTCGGGCCCTGGGGCGCGAGAAGGAGAGCCGGTCGGCTGGAGCTGGGGGCAGTGGCAGCGAGTCGGACCACACAGTGCCAAGCGGGGTGGGCAGCGGCGGCTGGCGGGAGCGTCCTGCTAGCCAGCTCAGCCGTGGCAGCAGCCCGCGCAGCCAGGCCTCGGCCGCCGCCCCAGGACTCCCCCCGCTGCACCCCCTGACAAAGGCGTACTCGGTGGTGGGCGGGCCGCCTGGGGGGCCGCCTGTCCGGGAGCTGGCCGCTGTCCCCCCAGAGCTGACAGGCAGCCGCCAGTCCTTCCAGAAGGCCATGGGGAACCCCTGTGAGTTCTTTGTCGATATCATGTGA
- the DVL1 gene encoding segment polarity protein dishevelled homolog DVL-1 isoform X3: MAETKIIYHMDEEETPYLVKLPVAPERVTLADFKNVLSNRPVHAYKFFFKSMDQDFGVVKEEISDDNARLPCFNGRVVSWLVLAEGTHSDAGSQGTDGHADLPPPLERTGGIGDSRPPSFHPNVAGSRDGMDNETGTESLVSHRRERARRRNREEATRTNGHPRGDRRRDLGLPPDSASTVLSSELESSSFIDSEEDENTSRLSSSTEQSTSSRLIRKHKRRRRKQRLRQTDRASSFSSITDSTMSLNIVTVTLNMERHHFLGISIVGQSNDRGDGGIYIGSIMKGGAVAADGRIEPGDMLLQVNDVNFENMSNDDAVRVLREIVSQTGPISLTVAKCWDPTPRSYFTIPRADPVRPIDPAAWLSHTAALTGALPRYELEEVPLTVKSDMGAVVRVMQLPDSGLEIRDRMWLKITIANAVIGADVVDWLYTHLEGFRERREARKYASSMLKRGFLRHTVNKITFSEQCYYVFGDLCSNFAALNLNSGSSGASDQDTLAPLPHPAAPWPLGQGYPYQYPGPPPCFPPAYQDPGFGYGSGSAGSQQSEGSKSSGSTRSAGGSSRRALGREKESRSAGAGGSGSESDHTVPSGVGSGGWRERPASQLSRGSSPRSQASAAAPGLPPLHPLTKAYSVVGGPPGGPPVRELAAVPPELTGSRQSFQKAMGNPCEFFVDIM; this comes from the exons ATGGCGGAGACCAAGATCATCTATCACATGGACGAGGAGGAGACGCCGTACCTGGTCAAGCTGCCCGTGGCGCCCGAGCGCGTCACGCTGGCCGACTTCAAGAACGTGCTCAGCAACCGGCCCGTGCACGCCTACAAATTCTTTTTCAAGTCCATGGACCAGGACTTCGG GGTTGTGAAGGAGGAGATCTCCGACGATAATGCTAGGCTGCCCTGCTTCAACGGCCGCGTGGTCTCCTGG CTGGTCCTGGCTGAGGGCACACACTCGGATGCAGGGTCTCAGGGCACTGACGGCCATGCAGACCTGCCCCCGCCTCTCGAGCGGACAGGCGGCATCGGGGACTCCCGGCCCCCCTCCTTCCA CCCGAACGTGGCCGGCAGCCGAGACGGGATGGACAACGAGACCGGCACGGAGTCCCTGGTCAGCCACCGGCGGGAGCGAGCCCGACGCCGGAACCGCGAGGAGG CCACCCGGACCAACGGGCACCCGAGGGGTGACCGGCGGCGGGACCTGGGGCTGCCCCCCGACAGCGCGTCCACCGTGCTGAGCAGTGAACTTGAGTCCAGCAGCTTCATCGACTCGGAGGAGGACGAAAACACCAGCCG GCTGAGCAGCTCCACGGAGCAGAGCACCTCCTCCCGGCTCATCCGGAAGCACAAGCGCCGGCGGCGGAAGCAGCGCCTGCGGCAGACAGACCGG GCCTCCTCCTTCAGCAGCATCACGGACTCCACCATGTCCCTGAATATCGTCACCGTCACGCTCAACATGG AGAGGCACCACTTCCTGGGCATCAGCATCGTGGGCCAGAGCAACGACCGGGGCGACGGCGGCATCTACATCGGCTCCATCATGAAGGGCGGCGCCGTGGCCGCCGACGGCCGCATCGAGCCGGGTGACATGCTGCTGCAG GTGAACGACGTCAACTTTGAGAACATGAGCAACGACGACGCGGTGCGGGTCCTGCGGGAGATCGTGTCCCAGACAGG GCCCATCAGTCTCACTGTGGCCAAGTGCTGGGACCCGACGCCCCGGAGCTACTTCACCATCCCGAGGG CTGACCCCGTTCGGCCCATCGACCCGGCCGCCTGGCTGTCGCACACGGCGGCGCTGACCGGAGCCCTGCCCCGCTACG AGCTAGAGGAGGTGCCGCTGACGGTGAAGAGTGACATGGGCGCTGTCGTCCGGGTCATGCAGCTGCCGGACTCAGGCCTGGAGATCCGCGACCGCATGTGGCTCAAGATCACCATCGCCAACGCCGTCATCG GGGCGGACGTGGTGGACTGGCTGTACACGCACCTGGAGGGCTTCCGTGAGCGGCGGGAGGCGCGCAAGTACGCCAGCAGCATGCTGAAGCGCGGCTTCCTGCGGCACACGGTGAACAAGATCACCTTCTCCGAGCAGTGCTACTACGTCTTCGGGGACCTGTGCAGCA ATTTCGCGGCCCTGAACCTCAACAGCGGCTCCAGCGGGGCCTCGGATCAGGACACGCTGGCCCCGCTGCCCCACCCGGCCGCCCCCTGGCCCCTGGGGCAGGGCTACCCCTACCAGTACCCGGGGCCCCCGCCCTGCTTCCCGCCCGCGTACCAGGACCCTGGTTTCGGCTACGGCAGCGGCAGCGCTGGCAGTCAGCAGAGCGAAG GAAGCAAAAGCAGTGGGTCCACCCGGAGCGCTGGCGGGAGCAGCCGTCGGGCCCTGGGGCGCGAGAAGGAGAGCCGGTCGGCTGGAGCTGGGGGCAGTGGCAGCGAGTCGGACCACACAGTGCCAAGCGGGGTGGGCAGCGGCGGCTGGCGGGAGCGTCCTGCTAGCCAGCTCAGCCGTGGCAGCAGCCCGCGCAGCCAGGCCTCGGCCGCCGCCCCAGGACTCCCCCCGCTGCACCCCCTGACAAAGGCGTACTCGGTGGTGGGCGGGCCGCCTGGGGGGCCGCCTGTCCGGGAGCTGGCCGCTGTCCCCCCAGAGCTGACAGGCAGCCGCCAGTCCTTCCAGAAGGCCATGGGGAACCCCTGTGAGTTCTTTGTCGATATCATGTGA